Proteins co-encoded in one Osmerus mordax isolate fOsmMor3 chromosome 11, fOsmMor3.pri, whole genome shotgun sequence genomic window:
- the LOC136951779 gene encoding cyclin-dependent kinase-like 1 — MEKYEKLAKIGEGSYGVVFKCRHRDSGQIVAIKKFVESEDDPVIKKIALREIRMLKQLKHVNLVNLLEVFRRKRRLHLVFEFCEQTVLNELDRHPRGVPEAQLKSIVWQTLQAVSFCHRHNCIHRDVKPENILLTKTGVIKLCDFGFARILTGPGDEYTDYVATRWYRAPELLVGDTQYGPAVDVWALGCVFAELLHGNPLWPGRSDVDQLYLIRRTLGDLIPRHQQVFHSNVFFSGVSIPEPDTTEPLEKRFHAVPPHALTVMKSCLVMDPSLRLSCEELLELPYFQEEGGGSWGREGERPGRRHDKGTRRRQAGPQYLPQLQSSNISPAPDIKKQVKHRYDHHLPNI, encoded by the exons ATGGAGAAATACGAGAAACTGGCCAAGATCGGAGAGGGATCCTACGGCGTGGTATTCAAatgcagacacagagacagtggCCAGATAGTTGCCATCAAGAAGTTTGTTGAGTCCGAAGACGATCCAGTCATCAAGAAGATAGCACTCAGAGAAATACGTATGCTGAAG CAGCTGAAGCACGTGAACCTGGTAAACCTCTTGGAGGTGTTCCGGAGGAAGAGACGTCTTCATCTGGTGTTTGAGTTCTGTGAGCAGACAGTTCTCAACGAGCTAGACAGACACCCCAGAGG TGTCCCTGAGGCTCAGTTGAAGAGTATAGTTTGGCAGACTCTACAGGCAGTGAGCTTCTGTCACAGACACAAC tgcaTCCACCGCGACGTGAAGCCAGAGAACATCCTGCTCACAAAGACGGGAGTGATCAAGCTCTGCGACTTCGGCTTCGCCAGGATCCTCA cggggCCAGGGGACGAATACACAGACTACGTGGCGACCCGCTGGTACCGTGCTCCAGAGCTGCTGGTGGGTGACACCCAGTACGGCCCGGCAGTGGATGTGTGGGCGCTGGGGTGCGTCTTCGCAGAGCTTCTCCACGGGAACCCCCTCTGGCCCGGGAGATCGGACGTAGACCAGCTGTACCTCATCCGGAGAACGCTAG GCGACCTCATCCCGCGCCACCAGCAGGTGTTCCACTCCAACGTGTTCTTCAGCGGAGTCAGCATCCCTGAGCCCGACACCACG GAGCCCCTGGAGAAGCGCTTTCATGCCGTGCCTCCACACGCGCTCACGGTCATGAAG TCGTGCCTGGTGATGGACCCTTCCCTGCGTCTGTCCTGTgaggagctgctggagctgccttacttccaggaggagggaggaggcagctgGGGCCGCGAAGGAGAGCGTCCAGGGAGACGCCATGACAAGGGCACCAggcgcaggcaggcaggg CCCCAGTATCTGCCCCAACTGCAAAGCAGCAACATCTCACCAGCACCTGATATCAAGAAACAAGTCAAACACAGATATGACCATCACCTCCCCAACATCTAA
- the LOC136951777 gene encoding cytochrome P450 2F3-like, producing MDVFSFLLLAGLVLVLVWLLTASGRRQYRLPPGPSTLPLIGNLAQVDKRAPYKSFLKWSESYGPVITVYLGPQRVVVLVGYQAVKEALVDQADDFTGRAPIPFLFKATRGYGLAISNGERWRQLRRFTLTTLRDFGMGRKGMEQWIQEESQHLVARMEGTKAVPFDPTFFLSCTVSNVICCLVYGQRFSYEDPSFLRLLKIFSAFLQFGSSPWGQLYNVFPTVMEHLPGKHHDAFAKIEEIRDFITKKIDEHRDTLNPGAPRDYIDCFLTRINQEKDNPTSEFHLNNLVSTVLNLFIAGTETTSTTIRYIIMVLIKYPQIQERMQQEIDSVIGQERCPLMEDRTSLPFTDAVIHESQRFMDLVPFSLPHYSLKDIQFRGYEIPKGTLIIPLLHSVLNEETHWEKPTSFNPQHFLDENSNFKKNPSFMPFSAGKRACVGESLARMEIFLFLVSLIQRFTFSSPSGPDSMNLAPEYSSFAKLPHSYQLIVTPR from the exons ATGGATGTGTTCAGCTTCCTGCTGTTGGCAGGGCTGGTGCTGGTTCTGGTGTGGCTGTTGACCGCGAGTGGCCGAAGACAATACCGTCTGCCCCCAGGACCCAGCACCCTCCCCCTCATAGGCAACCTGGCCCAGGTGGACAAACGAGCCCCCTACAAGAGCTTCCTTAAG TGGAGTGAAAGTTATGGGCCGGTCATAACCGTGTACCTGGGCCCCCAGCGGGTGGTGGTCCTGGTGGGTTACCAGGCTGTGAAGGAGGCCCTGGTCGACCAGGCTGATGACTTCACGGGCAGAGCACCCATTCCGTTCCTATTCAAAGCTACCAGGGGCTACG GCTTGGCAATCAGCAACGGTGAACGTTGGCGCCAGCTACGCCGCTTCACCCTGACCACCCTCAGAGACTTTGGAATGGGCCGCAAGGGCATGGAGCAGTGGATACAGGAGGAGAGCCAACATCTCGTAGCCCGCATGGAGGGCACCAAAG CCGTGCCCTTTGATCCCACCTTCTTCCTAAGCTGCACAGTGTCCAATGTGATCTGCTGCCTGGTGTACGGTCAGCGCTTCAGCTACGAGGACCCAAGCTTCCTGCGGCTGCTGAAGATCTTCTCTGCGTTCCTGCAGTTTGGAAGCAGCCCCTGGGGGCAG CTCTACAACGTGTTCCCCACGGTGATGGAACACCTGCCAGGGAAACACCACGACGCCTTCGCCAAAATTGAAGAGATAAGAGACTTCATCACGAAGAAGATCGATGAGCACAGGGACACTTTGAACCCAGGGGCACCAAGGGATTACATTGACTGTTTCCTCACCAGGATCAATCAG GAAAAGGACAACCCTACCTCTGAGTTTCATCTGAATAACCTGGTATCCACAGTGTTAAACCTGTTCATAGCAGGAACTGagaccaccagcaccaccatcaGATACATCATTATGGTACTCATCAAATACCCCCAAATTCAAG AGCGCATGCAGCAGGAGATTGACTCTGTAATTGGACAAGAGCGCTGCCCATTAATGGAGGACAGGACGTCCCTTCCCTTCACAGATGCAGTGATCCATGAATCACAGCGTTTTATGGACTTAGTGCCCTTTAGCCTTCCTCACTATTCCTTAAAAGACATCCAGTTCCGAGGCTATGAAATTCCCAAG GGAACTTTAATCATTCCCCTGCTGCACTCTGTACTCAATGAGGAGACACACTGGGAAAAACCCACGTCTTTTAACCCCCAACACTTCCTGGACGAGAACAGCAACTTTAAGAAGAACCCGTCGTTCATGCCTTTCTCTGCAG gaAAGAGAGCCTGTGTCGGGGAGTCGTTGGCTCGCATGGagatcttcctcttcctggtgtCTCTAATCCAGCGCTTCACTTTCTCCAGCCCGAGCGGGCCAGACAGCATGAACCTTGCCCCTGAGTACAGCAGTTTTGCCAAACTGCCCCACAGTTACCAGCTCATAGTCACCCCCCGGTGA
- the si:ch1073-83n3.2 gene encoding uncharacterized protein si:ch1073-83n3.2, whose protein sequence is MVCRDADSTIDQVVALQSGCEAIVEGKEILDLPRLPPGARRDCCFALILPQDKFLLLLCDNPEDCSLWLRLLRKVREGVMSPLTLQRQQSLTPCITDRDPLPDTPSEKDPQSPRAIEATPHTSRIAERGGSFKERGQSFGNGSRRSTIRSVSIAPPHRTSDCLRHGNSSDARAVRAVCLLMGGAAASSALGYLNSCAPTSPLASRPPELPHSTVFSDMASGGSYHACSQAAADSPHFNSFDFEGDSDFDAFDCGGFAF, encoded by the exons ATGGTGTGTCGGGACGCAGACTCCACCATCGACCAGGTGGTGGCGCTGCAGAGCGGCTGTGAGGCCATCgtggaggggaaggagatcCTGGACCTGCCCAGGCTCCCCCCGGGAGCCAGGAGAGACTGCTGCTTTGCCCTCATCCTTCCCCAGGACaagttcctcctgctcctctgtgaCAACCCAGAGGACTGCAG TCTCTGGCTGAGGTTGCtgaggaaagtgagagag GGTGTGATGTCCCCCCTCACTCTGCAAAGACAGCAGAGTTTGACCCCATGCATCACTGACCGTGACCCCCTTCCAGACACTCCCAGTGAGAAGGACCCCCAGTCGCCCCGAGCCATCGAGGCCACGCCCCACACCTCACGGATTGCTGAAAGAGGAGGTTCCTTCAAGGAGCGAGGGCAAAGTTTTG GAAACGGATCAAGACGGTCAACAATAAGGAGCGTCTCCATCGCCCCTCCTCACCGCACGTCAGACTGCCTTCGCCATGGCAACAGCAGTGATGCCCGGGCAGTCAGGGCGGTGTGCCTCCTTATGGGAGgggccgccgcctcctcagcCCTGGGCTACCTCAACTCCTgcgcccccacctcccctctggcCAGCAGGCCTCCAGAGCTCCCTCACAGCACGGTCTTCTCTGACATGGCTTCCGGGGGGTCCTACCACGCCTGCAGCCAAGCCGCCGCCGACTCCCCCCACTTCAACAGCTTCGACTTTGAGGGAGACTCTGACTTTGACGCTTTTGATTGCGGAGGATTTGCTTTTTAG
- the LOC136951776 gene encoding LOW QUALITY PROTEIN: tyrosine-protein kinase receptor UFO-like (The sequence of the model RefSeq protein was modified relative to this genomic sequence to represent the inferred CDS: deleted 3 bases in 3 codons), whose protein sequence is MGPDHMTDHMILNQDVNVPPASLLLGGLEPHSPYAVRVSCHSSQGASVWTPWVGLHTSQGVPDNPPVNVSAVLNGTDVLVSWEEPPGRLNGDLQGYLLEYSTPNMNQTVLEAGLYPELSINLSLPLSNVSFRLCAYTEAGPGPWTPLQTLTLITPEMEELKSRGLSSPPTFSWHWWYVVMAIAAAVALAVLMAVYVARLRRKETRFGEAFEPMMESGELVVRYRARRTYSRRTTEATLNTLGISDDLKHKLQDVMVDRHKLTLGKTLGEGEFGSVMEGLLTQEESALKVAVKTMKIAICTRTEMEDFLREAACMKEFDHHNVMRLLGVCLQTVESEGYPSPVVILPYMKHGDLHSYLLYSRLGDCPVYLPSQMLVKFMTDIARGMEYLSRKNFIHRDLAARNCMLNENMNVCVADFGLSKKIYNGDYYRQGRISKMPVKWIAIESLADRVYTTKSDVWSFGVTMWEIATRGQTPYPGVENSEIYDYLRQGNRLKQPPDCLDSIYSMMFSCWLLSPKDRPGFQDLRCELEKALDELPDPQDPDEILYVNMEESSSEPGAVGGRDPTGGPCLKGLESVATVEVHHPNRYVLCPQHETNRALSDSLESLNVLASSSMATLPLQPSSHSTPTPSPAPTPTAEVLEDREWCGVRKVPWQ, encoded by the exons ATGGGCCCCGATCACATGACCGATCACATGATCCTCAACCAGGACGTGAACGTCCCCCCGGCCAGCCTCCTGCTG GGGGGCCTGGAGCCCCACAGCCCCTACGCAGTC AGGGTCTCCTGTCACAGCAGCCAGGGAGCCTCCGTATGGACACCCTGGGTGGGGCTCCACACCAGCCAAGGAG TACCGGATAACCCCCCTGTGAACGTGAGCGCGGTACTGAATGGTACAGATGTGCTGGTGAGCTGGGAGGAACCTCCTGGGAGGCTGAATGGAGACCTCCAGGGATACCTGCTGGAGTACAGCACCCCCAACATGAATCAG ACGGTGCTGGAGGCAGGCCTCTACCCTGAGCTGTCCATCAACCTGTCCTTGCCCCTGTCCAACGTGTCCTTCAGGCTGTGTGCCTACACAGAGGCTGGCCCGGGACCCTGGACACCCCTGCAGACCCTCACCCTCATCACCcctg AAATGGAGGAGCTGAAGTCCAGAG gcctgtcctccccccctaccttctCCTGGCACTGGTGGTACGTGGTGATGGCCATCGCGGCG GCCGTGGCCCTGGCCGTGCTCATGGCCGTGTACGTGGCTCGTCTGCGGAGGAAGGAGACTCGTTTCGG tgaGGCCTTTGAGCCCATGATGGAGAGTGGGGAGCTGGTGGTCCGGTACCGAGCCCGTCGCACATACAGCCGCAGAACCACCGAGGCTACCT TGAACACCCTTGGCATCAGTGACGATCTCAAGCACAAGCTGCAGGACGTGATGGTGGACAGGCATAAACTAACCCTGGGAAAGACACTGGGAGAAG gggagTTTGGCTCTGTGATGGAGGGGCTGCTCACTCAGGAGGAGTCTGCTCTGAAGGTGGCAGTGAAGACCATGAAGA tcGCCATCTGCACTCGCACAGAGATGGAGGACTTCCTACGAGAGGCCGCGTGCATGAAGGAGTTTGACCACCACAACGTGATGAGGCTCCTAG GTGTGTGTCTTCAGACTGTGGAGAGTGAAGGTTATCCATCTCCTGTGGTGATCCTGCCCTACATGAAACATGGAGACCTGCACAGCTATCTGCTATACTCACGTCTAGGAGACTGCCCTGTG TACCTCCCATCCCAGATGCTGGTGAAGTTCATGACCGACATCGCCCGGGGGATGGAGTACCTGAGCAGGAAGAACTTCATCCACAGAGACCTGGCAGCTCGTAACTGCAT gctgaaTGAGAACATGAATGTTTGTGTGGCGGACTTCGGCCTCTCCAAGAAGATCTACAACGGAGACTACTACCGCCAGGGCCGCATCTCCAAGATGCCCGTCAAGTGGATCGCCATCGAGAGCCTGGCTGACCGCGTCTACACCACTAAGAGTGACGTG tgGTCGTTTGGAGTGACCATGTGGGAGATAGCGACGCGTGGTCAGACGCCGTACCCTGGGGTGGAGAACAGTGAGATCTACGACTACCTGAGGCAGGGGAACCGCCTCAAGCAGCCTCCAGACTGCCTGGACAGCAT ctactCCATGATGTTCTCCTGCTGGCTGCTGAGCCCTAAGGACCGACCCGGGTTCCAGGACCTGCGCTGCGAGCTGGAGAAGGCCCTGGACGAGCTCCCGGACCCGCAGGACCCCGACGAGATCCTCTACGTCAACATGGAGGAGTCCTCCTCGGAGCCGGGCGCTGTGGGGGGCCGGGACCCCACGGGGGGCCCCTGTTTGAAGGGCCTGGAATCTGTGGCCACGGTGGAGGTGCACCACCCCAACCGTTACGTCCTCTGTCCTCAGCACGAGACCAACCGAGCGCTCTCCGACTCGCTGGAGAGTCTCAACGTCCTGGCGTCCTCCTCCAtggccaccctgcccctccagccctcctctcactccacccccacaccctcgcCCGCCCCCACGCCCACAGCCGAGGTCCTGGaggacagggagtggtgtggggtCAGGAAGGTACCCTGGCAGTGA
- the LOC136951784 gene encoding galectin-4-like, protein MFVAPPGYQPVYSPSIPYVGPIYGGLRAGMSIYIQGSIPHHITRFTLNLQCGEFEGTDIAVHINPRFDGWDKVVFNSFQNGSWGSEDKTHDMPFKKGEAFEMVIVVTVEGYQFKVNGRDFHSFSHCIPVERVCALSIAGDVAIQTINVMGGAKGQVNKYPGGRGGGGGMGGYPAGGMGGGMGGYPAGGMGGGMGGYPGGTGGGYPAGGMGGGMGRGYPGEMGGGGGYPGQNLPVMGGQPRYNPPIPYCEPIPGGMSSKRTIVIRGMVPIGADRFSVNFKVSSSGEVAFHMNPRVREGVVIRNSMIGGSWGQEERELSLNPFLEGQYFDMSIRCGNQRYKVFVNGQHMCDFFHRYQAFNQVDMLELNGDVQISYVHF, encoded by the exons ATGTTTGTTGCCCCTCCAGGCTACCAGCCTGTGTACAGCCCT agCATCCCGTATGTGGGTCCCATCTATGGAGGTCTGAGAGCTGGGATGTCTATCTACATCCAGGGGTCTATTCCTCACCACATCAccag GTTCACGTTGAATCTGCAGTGTGGGGAGTTTGAGGGAACTGACATCGCAGTCCACATCAACCCACGATTTGACGGTTGGGACAAGGTGGTTTTTAACAGCTTCCAAAATGGATCCTGGGGTTCAGAGGACAAAACCCATGACATGCCGTTCAAGAAGGGCGAGGCCTTCGAGATGGTCATCGTGGTCACTGTTGAGGGATACCAG ttTAAAGTGAATGGACGAGACTTCCACTCTTTCAGCCATTGTATTCCTGTGGAGCGAGTGTGTGCCCTGTCTATCGCAGGCGACGTGGCCATTCAGACAATTAACGTCATGGGG GGTGCTAAAGGACAAGTGAATAAATatccaggagggagagga ggtggaggaggaatgggTGGATACCCAGCAGGGGGAATGGGTGGAGGCATGGGTGGATACCCAGCAGGGGGAATGGGTGGAGGCATG GGTGGATACCCTGGTGGAACGGGG GGAGGATACCCAGCAGGAGGCATGGGAGGAGGCATGGGAAGAG GCTATCCCGGTGAAATGGGG GGAGGAGGTGGCTATCCAGGTCAGAACCTGCCG GTTATGGGTGGACAACCAAGGTATAACCCT cCCATCCCTTACTGTGAACCCATCCCAGGAGGGATGTCCTCCAAGAGAACCATTGTGATCAGGGGCATGGTGCCCATCGgagcagacag GTTCAGTGTCAACTTCAAGGTGTCCAGCTCCGGGGAAGTTGCCTTCCACATGAAtcccagagtgagagagggggtggtgatCAGGAACAGCATGATCGGGGGCagctgggggcaggaggagagagagctcagCCTCAACCCTTTCCTGGAGGGGCAGTACTTTGAC ATGTCCATCCGCTGTGGTAACCAGAGGTATAAGGTGTTTGTGAATGGGCAGCACATGTGCGACTTCTTCCATCGCTACCAGGCCTTCAACCAGGTAGACATGCTGGAGCTCAATGGAGATGTCCAAATCTCCTACGTCCACTTCTAA